In Helianthus annuus cultivar XRQ/B chromosome 3, HanXRQr2.0-SUNRISE, whole genome shotgun sequence, a single window of DNA contains:
- the LOC110930950 gene encoding 1-aminocyclopropane-1-carboxylate oxidase homolog 3: protein MALNGVSALIQPDYDRKAELRAFDETKTGVKGLVDAGITEVPRIFHLPSPENLNSQQPELTLPTIDLQGIDNNLIRRKEVIEQVKGALESWGFFQVVNHGIPNSVLEEMMKGVRDFHEQETEVKKKWYARDMRDKTRVEYNSNFDLYAAPVTNWRDTFYCTMAPNPPQPHELPPPCRDILLEYTEQVMELGTFLFELISEGLGLDPNHLLNMGCADGLAVLGHYYPPCPQPELTIGTQGHTDNDFITILLQDHIGGLKIFYENQWTDVPPITGALVVNAGDFLQLITNDKFVSSQHKVVANKVGPRVSVASFFTTGAIPISKVYGPITELLSEDTPAKYRNATLKEHVEYFRAKGLDGSPALLHFKI, encoded by the exons ATGGCCCTCAATGGTGTCTCAGCATTAATCCAACCGGACTATGACCGGAAAGCGGAGCTCAGGGCGTTCGACGAAACCAAAACCGGCGTCAAAGGACTCGTTGATGCCGGAATAACCGAAGTCCCTAGAATATTCCATCTACCTTCACCCGAAAACCTCAACTCCCAACAACCCGAGCTAACTCTTCCTACCATCGACCTCCAAGGAATCGATAATAATCTGATACGACGAAAGGAGGTGATCGAGCAAGTGAAGGGTGCGTTGGAGAGCTGGGGATTCTTTCAGGTGGTGAATCATGGAATCCCAAATAGTGTACTGGAGGAGATGATGAAAGGGGTGAGAGATTTTCATGAGCAAGAGACAGAGGTGAAGAAGAAGTGGTATGCAAGGGATATGAGGGATAAGACTAGGGTTGAGTACAACAGCAACTTTGACTTGTATGCTGCACCGGTGACTAACTGGCGAGACACCTTCTACTGCACCATGGCTCCTAACCCACCCCAACCACACGAGTTGCCACCACCATGCAG AGATATTTTGTTGGAGTACACGGAACAAGTAATGGAACTTGGGACTTTTTTATTCGAGTTGATATCTGAGGGTCTTGGGCTTGACCCCAATCACCTTTTGAACATGGGATGTGCGGATGGGCTTGCTGTTCTTGGTCATTACTACCCTCCTTGTCCGCAACCTGAATTAACAATCGGAACCCAAGGGCACACAGACAACGATTTCATCACAATTCTTTTACAAGATCATATTGGTGGCCTTAAGATCTTTTATGAGAATCAATGGACTGACGTTCCTCCTATAACGGGTGCTCTTGTAGTGAATGCTGGCGATTTTCTACAG TTGATTACAAACGACAAGTTTGTGAGTTCGCAACACAAAGTGGTGGCAAACAAGGTTGGGCCAAGAGTATCAGTGGCGTCATTCTTCACCACGGGTGCAATTCCGATATCAAAGGTGTATGGACCAATCACTGAGCTACTTTCAGAAGATACTCCGGCCAAATATAGAAACGCAACACTGAAAGAACATGTAGAATACTTTAGGGCAAAAGGACTTGATGGCTCTCCTGCCCTTTTGCATTTTAAGATTTAA
- the LOC110930952 gene encoding uncharacterized protein LOC110930952 isoform X2, producing the protein MGFVSFLGRLLFASLFILSAWQMFNDFGNDGGPAAKELAPKIVSIQRYLASKFGKGVPKIDVKHVVLASMVLKGVGGILFVFGSTTGAHLLIYYLLLMTPLLHDFYDYDMDDLAFHPHLTDFVQHAALTN; encoded by the exons ATGGGGTTCGTCTCCTTCCTCGGGAGGCTCCTTTTTGCCTCTCTTTTCATCCTCTCCGCTTGGCAAAT GTTCAATGATTTTGGCAATGATGGCGGCCCTGCTGCAAAGGAACTAGCTCCGAAAATTGTTTCTATTCAGAGATATCTTGCCTCCAAGTTTGGAAAAGGCGTGCCAAAAATTGAC GTTAAGCATGTTGTTTTGGCTTCAATGGTTCTTAAAGGCGTTGGCGGGATTTTATTCGTCTTTGGCAGCACCACCGGTGCCCATTTGCTG ATATATTACCTGCTACTTATGACGCCATTGCTACATGACTTCTACGACTATGACATGGATGATCTAGCGTTTCATCCTCATCTTACAGATTTCGTGCAG CATGCAGCGTTAACGAATTAA
- the LOC110930952 gene encoding uncharacterized protein LOC110930952 isoform X1: MGFVSFLGRLLFASLFILSAWQMFNDFGNDGGPAAKELAPKIVSIQRYLASKFGKGVPKIDVKHVVLASMVLKGVGGILFVFGSTTGAHLLIYYLLLMTPLLHDFYDYDMDDLAFHPHLTDFVQSLALLGALLFFLGMKTVLPRKLIKKRHLKAKTT; encoded by the exons ATGGGGTTCGTCTCCTTCCTCGGGAGGCTCCTTTTTGCCTCTCTTTTCATCCTCTCCGCTTGGCAAAT GTTCAATGATTTTGGCAATGATGGCGGCCCTGCTGCAAAGGAACTAGCTCCGAAAATTGTTTCTATTCAGAGATATCTTGCCTCCAAGTTTGGAAAAGGCGTGCCAAAAATTGAC GTTAAGCATGTTGTTTTGGCTTCAATGGTTCTTAAAGGCGTTGGCGGGATTTTATTCGTCTTTGGCAGCACCACCGGTGCCCATTTGCTG ATATATTACCTGCTACTTATGACGCCATTGCTACATGACTTCTACGACTATGACATGGATGATCTAGCGTTTCATCCTCATCTTACAGATTTCGTGCAG AGCCTAGCGCTGCTGGGCGCGCTTCTGTTTTTTCTCGGAATGAAGACTGTGCTTCCAAGGAAGTTAATCAAGAAGAGACATTTAAAAGCTAAAACAACTTAG